TCTCCCATCCCTCATCTCCATCCCCAACCCTAACGCCAACAAacgcctcctcctcctccttctctcaTCCTCCTCCTATGCCTCTCATCTTTGCCTTTCCTCTCCCTCGCCGTCGTTCCAGGTAATCATCGTATCTCGGCGACCCACCATCGACACCGGCAACAACAACGCTATCCCCCACCCTCCTTAAGAGCAACTTCATGCCCCACAAGCCGTGACTTCCTTAGCAAACCCTACCCCACTGGCCAATTCAGCAACGGCGGCCTCGCCAGTGACTCTCTACGCCGAGGCCTTTGGCCTCAGCCCTACATTATCTCCCGCCCATCTCCCGATCCTGCTTATACAATCAATGACCTCGCCTTTTGCCATTTGCTTTCGCCTGCGGCACTCGGCCTCGACAACGTCACCTCCGACATGCTGGTGATCAGCCCTCCAATCCCTCATGCCCAGCTATAATGCCCTTCTTTCCTGCTTCTAAGCAACCTCACTCGAATAGAGAAATCAAGCCTTACTTTCTCTCTTTAAACCTTTTCCTTCTTTCCTTCCTTCCCTTCGTTGTTCGATCCATCCTCTAATGGAGATTGCTACTGTTTTCGATCTTTTCATGGTATAGTCACCTCTTTTTCTCATTGTCTATGCTTGTTCTTGATTACTTGAAGTCAGGCTAATGTTTTTAAAGTGTAATTGGTTAATATTTGATGAGTTTGCTATTGATTTTTTAAGTTGTGAATTGTTGCATGGATCTAACTTTTTGGTGTGATTCTGATGCCCTGTTTTTATTATGTGagcttatttgtgtttttttcatcTGAAATTGGTGTAAGGATTTGAGTTTTAGCTCTGATTTGATGCTCTGCAGTgagatttttgatttttattggtGAAATTCATGCAAGCATTGgatgtttttgcttttgttttgttttgttttttttttttccaatttttaggTTGTAAATTGGATAACAGGACGAGGATCTAGGATTGAGTGTGATATGTGACTTCATTgggtttttaatttagtttatgcACCATTTGGCTGCTTGCCCCTTTTATTTACAAACTGTGGTGGCATTGAGAATATTTTGGTGTTCAGTAGTTAAATTTGATGACAAAAAGACTGGATCTAATCTACTGCTAGATGTATGGAACTGATAACTACTGAAgtgacaagcaaagagaagatctttcttattattttttcactttttgttTATAGACATGACAATTTTAGAAGTGTATGGTAGTCATAGTATTACACCACATCATTTGATCTTTCTGCCAGTTTATTTATGGAAGATCTCAAATGTGTAAGTGAGATGAATTGAGTAGATGCATGTATATATTCTGTTTAGTCATATGGGCCTGAATATGTAGCTCATAAAATAAcaatcatgatatatggatgatTATTCCAAATAATCTTGCCTTTGATTTTTAGTCATTGTTTACTCCCTTTGCTTGTGCTCTTTGTTATGTTGAAGTAGTTAAGTCTATATtctttgaaataaaatgataGTGTTTTTGAATAGTCTTTTATGCTAGAATATTTTTGCCTGGAAAATACTTATTTGCACCTTACCATGTAAGAATGCTGGGATCTACTATATTTTCTGGTGGATGCTAGCGCATTAGATACTTTGCAAAACAAACTGTATTTTCGTTGATTGCAGAAGGCTGTGAGATAAGTTCATATGTCTTTACTTATTGCTATGTGCCATTTGGACAACTCAGTAAACAAAGTACACCATTGAAAAACCTTTTGCAGCCTCTATCAAATAATGCTTTCAGAAAAGAGGCATTTTTCAAAGTTCTTTCTGTCAGCCATGGACTTGTAGCCTCAAAagtgaaccatggagtatccttCCTACCATGTGTTAAAGCCTCTGAAGCTGCATTGGCAATGGCATCAAATGgtgagaaaaatataaagcttGTTCTATCCTTATTCAATAAAGCCTACTCTATCCCTCATTTTGAGTGGTCGGAGAGGGGGATGCCTGCGAAGGTGGAGGTCGCAGGCATACCAGGAAGAAACGTCACCGGCAGGTATGGATATTGGTGAACCTATGCACCGGTAGTTGTTGATTTGGCCGTTTAGGGTCCTGGGAATCTCCTGGCCGGCAGGCTGTTGGTTTAGGATTTAAATTGATGGCTGGCTATTAGTTTGTGGGCCTTTGATTCAGCCCAttgataatttaatttcttgtctAGTATCAACAAATTGTCTAGTTCTTGTTGTGTTTTCTTATTAGCTGAATTGAAGagcattgttattatttatatcacTAGCTATTTGTTCTTGTCTCAAGTTGtgtaccttttgttttgtttgttttccagATGAATTTTCGAGATTATAGATAAACAATTACCTCTTCATGAAAATGGCTTTTTCTAAGCCTTTGTCTAGGATGGTGTCACAAGTTGTTCTTGATTTGGATGGTACTTTTGAATACCgcttttttttggattttatttttttgggttcaccttgtatttgtttttataatttcagaaaaagtttcttctttttttctttttatgcatttGTTTTATGCTTATTCAGATGGAATTGTGAATGATGTCTTAAAGAGGTTTTTACTCAAGTATAACAAGCAGTGGAATACCAAAGTGGCACATAACCTAGTGGGGAAGACTTCAAGGGAAGCTGCTACCATTTTCTTGCAAGATTATGGACTCCCTCTGAGTGTTAAAGAATTAATGGATATGATTACCCGGTTGTTCTCTGACCAGTAATtcctttacttgattttattgccCTTTCATCAGGAGTCAGGACATGGGAATACATAGTCATTTTGCCTCTCCATTTTGCTTGTATCACTATTAAATTTCTAATGTTTCATTTATCTAAAGAGTTTTTAATCCCTGACTACTCCTATGAATGAATCTTTTTCCTTTGATTGGTTCTTCAACCCTTAATAGTTGCTAAAAAATTGTAACCTCTCTCTCAGTTTTGAGCTCTTGCTATGGAGGAAAGGACAATAAGAATTCTCTTTCTAAGTTCTCATCCTTTGATCATGTGAATATATTAATCTTTGGCTTACataatatgatttcttttccaTGAGAATATCAAATTACTAGTTGTGTTAGTGTTGTTATGGTTACATTTTCACTGTGTTATGTTTACACTTTAGACCCATTAGCATGATTTAATTTGCAGGTGGTACAACATTAAAGCTTTTCCATGTGCCAATCGGTTGATAAAGCATTTGAGTAGTAATGGGGTTCCAATGGCTTTGGCTTCAAACCCACCAAAATTGAACATGGAAGGCAAAATTTCTGACCACCATGGTATTTGCACGCTTAAAACAAGAAGAATGTTTTTGATCCTCTATGTAAATCCAGTAACCTGACTAATTGCTAATTATAGTGTCTCTTTctagtttatttgttttttgtgtCTTGTCGCAGGATGGAAAGAGTCCTTTTTAGCCATTGTTGGTGGAGATGACGTTATAAATGGAAAGCAATCACCTGATATGTAAGATATAGAGATTGAGTTTTTAGTCTTCAGGCATTTGTACTATTTGTGTTTCTAAGTTCATGGTTCTAACCTTTTTGTTGTTGTCCTTTCAAagattttcctaaaagttgctaAAAGGATTAACACTCGAACCATCAAACTACCTAGTGATTGAAGACTCACTGTAAGTGTTAACGATGCCATGTTATTTATTGGAAGTGTGTCGGATGTACATATTTACATCAttactttttgtttgtttggatctGCCGTAATTGTGCATCCTACTTTGTCTGTGGTCGCACTCATGACATTACTAATGCTATGACAATGCACAAACATGCCTTCAGTTTTAGCCATATATAGTCAActtaatttcttttgaaaacataatattgactttaaaaatataaaatcaaactaaaatCTAAAAACAGATATAATGAATGAGCTGAACTAGGTTGCGTTAAGTGTAGCATCACAAATGAACAGAAGGTATAACATGTACAAAAAATACATTTCAAAGAATATTATCAATGAAACTAGAATGCAGATTGTCTGTGATTTTACCATGAGATGTAGCACTTCGATAAGTTAGACTAATGGAGTGGCCACATAAACCAAAGATCCGGTCAATTAAGTGGCATCACAATTTAGTTTAACTGATCATCATTTATAAATGAAACCAAAGTAGTTTGCTATTTACTAATAACTTGTCTTAATAGTGCAgcttaaattaataatttccgCTACACTCACAAATTTAATCACACTTTTAAAGTAAGCAAGTTCTTTCACTATAATTTGAAGACATTGATTCACCATACCATCCAACATCACATGGTGATAACTGTAAAAATGGTatgtcaataaaattaaaaagtaaacaaGTCAGAAAGGTGATAACTGTAAAAATGGTCATATCAAAAGGATCAAGAAGGTGACAGAGTACTTAAACAAGAACTACTTGAGGCCACTGATAAACCCAATAATAACCAAGTCAATATAAGAGAAACTTCAAAAGCAATTATAATCTAGATGGCCTACTTGCAGGGGCACCAGAGTGTGATAGATTGCAATAGAAATTATTTAAGAAATCATGCTAGaatgattttaaaataccaTATCTTCTACTAGAGTATTCAGTATTTTAGCAGTATAGACTGCACCGATGAGTAGTAGTTGTGTAAGTTTGAACAGATGGTGGGTTTCCATAGCTAGGAAAAAACACAACCAGATATAATCGAATCTTTTGTACTAAAATTAAATGGCATAGATCTTTCTAATTCAAAAGCAAAATTATGCAACCCCTTTTATTGTTCATAAAGagtcaataaataatattaatttataagaaattcTAGCTTGCATTTAGCTCATAAATAGATATGCTACTGTGACTGAAATAGAAGTCCCCATAACATTTTCCCAATATGCTGTATTATTGTATTTGAAAGTTTGTAACTAAAATGAAAGTCAACCAAGCTGAGATAATCAGTGCTTACTGGCcaaagatttattttataaatccaAGACTGTTCCCATTTGAAAATGTTGGATTTACTTCAACTTCTGAACTAGGGAATGGGACTTCAGACTTATCAGCATGTAATTGTCTAGTCCTTTGGAAGCTAAGTACCTTAGAATTTTAGGAAGACATTATATGTCCTTATGTCTGTGGGCAAAATgatatgttttaattatatattttaagaagaaaTTTCCCAGCCAATAGAAGTTGTACAATTTTGTGTATTTCTTAATTTAGAATTTTGCAAGTGATAGTATTCTAATTATTGAATCTTTAGAAAATGTTGCAGGTAAACGACCCGGCTTGACTACCAATACTCCGCGTGAGCTGCCTAGAAAGCCTACAGCTTCGCATACTACTGTCTAAGACAGAATCCAAAGGCGAGACCCCTCATGAGTGATGTTGTGGAGACTCTTGAGCCCTTACAATGCAGTAGTGCAAGTGAAGTCTCAGCTCATACACCAATTCTTGACAGtctttttgactaaaaaaatattttgtaataaaaatagataaatagtgtaaaaaattttacattttgaTTAATACACTTGAGCTCATTAATTGTCAATAAAAaccaatgaaattaaaattagaaatgtATTAAAAGATTCATGTTTTTTATATGCAGGttaaagaaatttatttattattaaaagaaaaataaattaaaattcaatctaattaattaacaaatttagaggcggttaagaccacctctaaaagtatgaacatgttagaaaaataatagcatTAGAAggggttataaccacctctaaaactattgatttgagataaaaaaaaaattattagctatagaggcggttataaccgcctctaaaactatatTGAAGagtaataagaaattattagtttagggttatagaggcggttataaccgcctctaaaactatatTGAAGAGTATAAGAAATTATTaactatagaggcggttataaccgtctctatGCTTGTTATGAAAAACCGCTTTCGTAGATAaaacttaccccaacggttTGTACAAACCGCTTTTAAAAATGTAGAGCCCGCTTTGATACTGAGGCGGTTTAGAGGCGAGTGAAAAAAACTAACCctatagctatagaggcggttaaaaccgcctctatagggctTTGAAAAATCACCTCTAAAAACCTTTTTGGTGTAGTGTTGAAAGGCATATGAAAACCCTATGAACTTATTTAGTCTGATCAAATGCACTGTTGGTTGTTTATTGGGCTTAGGTGCATGCATGGAATTGAAAATGAGGAGCTTCATGGACAGATATGTATTGAAtgcatttgtttttaattgtgcATTTTTGAAATATAGTGTTGtacattttgaagaaaaattagttttgtataaATTAACTATCATTGTCATTATGATTAGAAAACTTTTGATAATTGTTAATTCCGATGTCTAGAAGATTGTGGTATCGATCTGAGAAGACCTTGCACTCTTATGGGTGTTCTATATAGTGTGCATTGTTGTCTTACTCCAGAGCCCATTCTGCAGTTCCAAGGTGAAATTTACATGTCTAGGAATTATCTTGCAGTGAAAATATTGAGAATGAAAGGAGGAAATGTTCCTTCGTATGTAAATATAAAGATGATCACAATGCTTACTGAACATTATCATATCAGTATAATAAAACAGATACAAAATGTCTAAACATAGCCATGGTGATGACAATGCTtcccaaaaaaacaatgaatcacCAAAACCgaaacaaaacacaaactaTGAACAAGCCAACAAGTATGCACATCTTGCATTAGCACTTGAAAGAGAACAAATACATATTATGATGTTAAGGCAAAGTTAGACCATGCCAGATGAGAGTCCTTTTAAAGAACAGCTGGTTAAATCTCAATTCCATCATCCAACATTGCAGTAATTTATTCCAGAAAGTGAATAAGCAACAGAGGATTGTACTCATCCATGGAGTGAATAAGTAACAGCAGGAGCATAAAAGGGCATGTAACAAaggattgtatatatatataacagagcTGCACAGCAGCTAAACTCTGACAGAACTcaacagaaaaacaaacaacaaccaaaacaacaagATCAAAACACACGAGACCTTAAAAACTAAGCCCAAAGATGGTGCAGATGTTCATCAACCATTGTGGCCTCTCTCCCCTCAAAATGAAAAAGGGACAATTGTGGAGAATTCCTTCCTTCAGCAGCAGCTTTATCAGAGATAATGTTCCATTCCCATGGGGATCAACTCCACTTGTATGTCCTCCTCTTGACTGAGCAAGtctttttaatgttgttgatAGTCAGTTGAAATTCGCCAGTTACTCTGCCCCTCTTGATCTTCAATGGCATGTAAAACTTAAGCACAATCTGTAAAAATTCCACCAATCTTGACCCCTCCTGAGCAACCAGCTGAAGTGCCCAATCCATTGCCTTGGCCTCTGTTTCCATGCCTGATTCAGCCCATAACTGTTGACATCATGCCATAAAAACCTCTCTTGTCATTTGAGATAACGATGAAACCCATTCCACCTGTTTGTGTCCTCACTGGACCAAGAAGCatcagaaaacaaaaaaatctagagcAAGAGTGGAAATCTAGGT
This genomic interval from Dioscorea cayenensis subsp. rotundata cultivar TDr96_F1 unplaced genomic scaffold, TDr96_F1_v2_PseudoChromosome.rev07_lg8_w22 25.fasta BLBR01002214.1, whole genome shotgun sequence contains the following:
- the LOC120257591 gene encoding uncharacterized protein LOC120257591 translates to NHRISATHHRHRQQQRYPPPSLRATSCPTSRDFLSKPYPTGQFSNGGLASDSLRRGLWPQPYIISRPSPDPAYTINDLAFCHLLSPAALGLDNVTSDMLRIRYFAKQTVFSLIAEGCEISSYVFTYCYVPFGQLSKQSTPLKNLLQPLSNNAFRKEAFFKVLSVSHGLVASKVNHGVSFLPCVKASEAALAMASNDGIVNDVLKRFLLKYNKQWNTKVAHNLVGKTSREAATIFLQDYGLPLSVKELMDMITRLFSDQWYNIKAFPCANRLIKHLSSNGVPMALASNPPKLNMEGKISDHHGWKESFLAIVGGDDVINGKQSPDM